A single window of Candoia aspera isolate rCanAsp1 chromosome 3, rCanAsp1.hap2, whole genome shotgun sequence DNA harbors:
- the BCL10 gene encoding B-cell lymphoma/leukemia 10, giving the protein MADAELTAAGRSLTEDEMAEVKKEVLERLRRYLCDKIIAERHFDYLRSKKILSREDTEEISCRTSSRKKAGKLLDYLAEHPKGLDALIESIKCEKTQNFLLEKITDAVLKAKNEKLESLKGTGCNNCMASVCEQPNNLSRSQSNESNLSEKQRDRENTYLHPEEYSTAAFVSASSLCSMNLPITEVGNMENSVFSTLPGPGDPGAPPIPTELQNEQEEISTTSSDNPFLPLRSRSLLP; this is encoded by the exons ATGGCGGACGCTGAGCTGACGGCGGCCGGGCGGTCGCTCACTGAAGACGAAATGGCGGAGGTGAAGAAGGAA GTTTTAGAACGATTACGTCGGTATCTGTGTGACAAAATAATTGCAGAAAGACACTTTGACTATCTACGTTCAAAGAAAATACTGAGTAGAGAGGACACTGAAGAAATCTCTTGTCGAACCTCAAGTAGAAAAAAGGCCGGGAAACTGCTGGATTATTTAGCAGAACATCCAAAAGGACTAGATGCATTGATAGAATCTATAAAATGTGAAAAAACACAGAACTTCCTGTTAGAAAAAATAACTGATGCTGTCTtgaaagcaaaaaatgaaaaacttGAAAGCCTTAAAG GAACAGGCTGTAACAACTGCATGGCTTCAGTATGTGAGCAACCAAACAATCTCTCTAGGTCGCAGTCAAACGAATCTAATCTCTCTGAAAaacaaagagacagagaaaacacCTACCTTCATCCAGAAGAATACAGTACAGCTGCTTTTGTATCTGCCTCTTCTCTTTGTTCAATGAATTTGCCTATTACAGAGGTTGGAAATATGGAAAATTCAGTTTTCTCTACTCTTCCGGGACCTGGAGATCCTGGAGCGCCTCCTATTCCAACAGAATTGCAGAATGAACAAGAGGAAATATCTACCACTTCCAGTGACAATCCCTTTCTACCATTACGATCCCGCTCACTTCTTCCATAg
- the C3H1orf52 gene encoding UPF0690 protein C1orf52 homolog produces MAAAEGKDPLGFFAAYASDNSSSAGSDAEDEEGSSREAKASSQQPPNGVPEGKLRLPGPEELFRSVNRPAFLYNPLHKEIDWESRVVRAPEEPPKEFKAWTTNAVPPPETYIVKEKKPPPPPERDMAIKWSNIYEDNGDDAPRHVNNVQFLPEEEQEYLESDGEKDEPSSFKKRKLNPDEQTKKKRQ; encoded by the exons ATGGCAGCAGCGGAGGGGAAGGACCCGCTAGGCTTCTTCGCGGCGTACGCTAGCGATAACAGCTCGAGTGCCGGTTCGGATGCTGAGGACGAGGAAGGCTCGAGCCGAGAGGCCAAGGCGTCTTCACAGCAGCCGCCGAATGGCGTCCCCGAGGGGAAATTGCGCTTGCCCGGGCCCGAGGAGCTCTTCCGCAGCGTCAATCGACCGGCTTTCCTCTATAACCCGCTGCATAAGGAGATAGACTGGGAGAGTCGGGTCGTGCGAGCTCCTGAAGAG CCTCCTAAGGAATTCAAGGCATGGACCACAAATGCTGTGCCTCCCCCTGAGACTTacattgtcaaagaaaaaaaGCCTCCGCCTCCTCCTGAGCGTGATATGGCAATCAAATGGTCAAATATCTATGAAGATAATGGTGATGATGCTCCACGGCATGTAAACAATGTACAGTTCTTACCAGAAGAAGAGCAAGAATACCTTGAATCAG ATGGTGAAAAAGATGAACCCAGCTCATTTAAGAAACGCAAATTAAATCCTGATGAGCagacaaagaagaaaaggcaatga